In Aliidongia dinghuensis, the following proteins share a genomic window:
- the oxlT gene encoding oxalate/formate MFS antiporter yields the protein MQRQENVAAIAERLPRGPGRWGQLALGIVGMMMIANLQYGWTLFVVPIEQANHWGVARIQVAFTLFVLGETWLLPFQGYLVDRVGPRPTVAAGGLFVAAGWMLNAAADGLVMLYVAAIIGGTGAGMIYGAAVGNALKWFPDRRGLAAGLTAAGFGAGSAATIVPIAAWIADHGYRSAFFWWGVGQGLVVLVVALFLRSAPIDAAAVGLPIGARPYRHGPHRHGPHRHGKPVTDKTPREVLATPIFWLMYLMFVLVCAGGLMATAQLSVIARDFGVAEAPVAFLGLTLPALTFALSLDRIMNGITRPFFGWVSDRIGRETTMFVAFLLEGIGILALRYWGDDPVRFVLLSGLVFFAWGEIYSLFPALSGDVFGRRFATANYGLLYTAKGTAALLVPLASVLKQWSGDWTGVFTVAAGCNVLAAFLAVLALRPMRRRWASVARRTAATILSTQ from the coding sequence ATGCAACGACAAGAAAATGTCGCCGCTATAGCTGAGCGGCTGCCGCGTGGACCCGGGCGCTGGGGGCAATTGGCGCTCGGCATCGTCGGCATGATGATGATCGCCAACCTGCAATATGGCTGGACCCTGTTCGTCGTGCCGATCGAACAGGCCAACCATTGGGGTGTTGCGCGCATTCAAGTGGCCTTCACGCTCTTCGTGCTGGGCGAGACCTGGCTGCTGCCGTTCCAGGGCTATCTGGTCGATCGCGTCGGGCCGCGCCCGACGGTGGCGGCGGGCGGTCTGTTCGTCGCGGCGGGCTGGATGCTCAATGCAGCGGCCGACGGTCTCGTGATGCTCTATGTCGCGGCCATTATCGGCGGCACCGGTGCCGGCATGATCTACGGTGCTGCGGTCGGCAATGCGCTCAAATGGTTTCCGGACCGGCGCGGCCTCGCCGCCGGCCTGACCGCGGCCGGGTTCGGCGCCGGCTCGGCGGCGACGATCGTGCCGATCGCGGCCTGGATCGCGGACCACGGCTACCGGTCCGCCTTCTTCTGGTGGGGCGTCGGCCAGGGGCTCGTCGTGCTGGTCGTCGCCCTGTTCCTGCGTTCGGCACCGATCGATGCGGCCGCGGTCGGCCTGCCGATCGGCGCCCGACCGTACCGACATGGGCCGCACCGCCATGGGCCGCATCGCCACGGCAAGCCGGTCACGGACAAGACGCCGCGCGAAGTGCTGGCGACGCCGATCTTCTGGCTCATGTATCTGATGTTCGTGCTGGTCTGTGCCGGCGGCCTGATGGCAACCGCGCAATTGTCCGTCATCGCCCGGGATTTCGGCGTGGCCGAGGCGCCGGTGGCGTTCCTGGGCCTCACTTTGCCGGCGCTTACCTTCGCGCTCTCGCTCGACCGCATCATGAACGGCATCACCCGGCCGTTCTTCGGCTGGGTCTCCGACCGGATCGGGCGCGAGACGACCATGTTCGTCGCCTTCCTGCTCGAAGGCATCGGCATTCTGGCGCTGCGCTATTGGGGCGATGATCCCGTGCGCTTCGTGCTGTTGTCCGGGCTCGTGTTCTTCGCCTGGGGCGAGATCTACAGCCTGTTCCCGGCTTTGAGCGGCGACGTGTTCGGCCGCCGTTTCGCCACGGCGAACTACGGGCTGCTCTACACCGCCAAGGGGACGGCGGCGCTTCTGGTGCCACTTGCGAGCGTGCTCAAGCAATGGAGCGGCGACTGGACCGGCGTGTTCACGGTTGCCGCCGGCTGCAACGTGCTCGCGGCCTTCCTCGCCGTGCTGGCGCTCCGGCCGATGCGTCGCCGGTGGGCGAGCGTCGCCCGGCGCACGGCTGCGACCATCCTGTCCACGCAATGA
- a CDS encoding site-2 protease family protein: MIKLLFLLLSFLKLGKVAATAGTMLLSLAVYGSLFGWRYAAGFIGLLFAHEMGHYLAARQRGLAVGAPTFIPFVGAWIQLRAQPMNVETEAYVAAAGPFIGTLAATGVYFWARESDSPLLLAVAYSGFFLNFFNLLPLSPLDGGRMTAILSPRVWLLGAPMMVALALYRPSPLLIMIAILSIPSVMKAWRYDPNAPENQAYYGTPIGLKVEYGLFYLGLAAFLGIMTHSVHDMLTTLHQGRY; this comes from the coding sequence ATGATCAAGCTCCTGTTCCTGTTGCTGAGCTTCCTCAAGCTCGGCAAGGTCGCGGCGACCGCCGGCACCATGCTGCTGTCGCTCGCCGTCTATGGGTCGCTGTTCGGCTGGCGCTATGCCGCGGGCTTCATCGGCCTGCTGTTCGCCCACGAGATGGGCCACTATCTGGCGGCACGCCAGCGCGGCCTGGCGGTCGGCGCGCCCACCTTCATCCCGTTCGTCGGTGCCTGGATCCAGCTGAGAGCGCAGCCGATGAACGTCGAGACCGAGGCCTATGTCGCGGCCGCCGGCCCGTTCATCGGCACGCTGGCTGCGACCGGCGTCTATTTCTGGGCACGCGAAAGCGACAGCCCCCTCCTGCTCGCGGTCGCCTATTCGGGCTTCTTTCTCAATTTCTTCAACCTGCTGCCGCTGTCGCCGCTCGACGGCGGGCGGATGACGGCGATCCTAAGCCCGCGCGTCTGGCTCTTGGGCGCGCCGATGATGGTGGCGCTCGCCCTCTATCGGCCGAGCCCGCTCCTGATCATGATCGCGATCCTGTCGATCCCATCGGTGATGAAGGCTTGGCGCTACGACCCGAACGCGCCGGAAAACCAAGCCTATTACGGCACGCCGATCGGCCTCAAGGTCGAGTACGGCCTGTTCTATCTCGGCCTCGCCGCCTTCCTCGGCATCATGACGCACAGCGTCCACGACATGCTGACGACGCTGCATCAGGGCCGTTACTGA
- the modA gene encoding molybdate ABC transporter substrate-binding protein, with the protein MRRPFRFGLLVVALLAAFTARPAAAADLLVFAAASLKNALDDAIADYGKRTGVKIDVSYAASGPLARQIEAGAPADLFISADLQWMDEIAQHDLIRPESRVDLLGNRLVLVAAKDDKRAITIGPDTDLAALIGSGRLAIGDPQSVPAGKYAESALEKLGLWAKVEPKLARAESVRAALALVSRGEAPLGIVYATDAAADPGVRVAAEFPATSYPPVIYPAALVKASHSPQAQPFLEYLEGAAAAPFFTRQGFTRLVPPA; encoded by the coding sequence ATGCGTCGCCCGTTCCGTTTCGGCCTGCTCGTGGTGGCGTTGCTCGCCGCCTTTACCGCTCGTCCTGCCGCCGCAGCCGATCTCCTGGTGTTCGCGGCGGCCAGCCTCAAGAACGCGCTCGATGACGCGATCGCCGACTATGGCAAGCGCACCGGCGTCAAGATCGACGTCTCCTATGCCGCAAGCGGGCCGCTCGCGCGCCAGATCGAGGCCGGCGCGCCGGCCGACCTGTTCATCTCGGCCGACCTGCAATGGATGGACGAGATCGCCCAGCACGACCTCATCCGCCCGGAGAGCCGGGTCGACCTGCTCGGCAACCGGCTGGTGCTGGTTGCGGCCAAGGATGACAAGCGAGCGATCACGATCGGCCCCGACACCGATCTCGCAGCACTGATCGGGTCCGGCCGGCTCGCGATCGGCGACCCGCAATCGGTGCCGGCCGGCAAATATGCCGAAAGCGCGCTCGAGAAGCTCGGGCTCTGGGCCAAGGTCGAACCGAAGCTCGCCCGGGCCGAAAGCGTACGTGCGGCCCTGGCGCTGGTGAGCCGCGGCGAGGCGCCGCTCGGCATCGTCTATGCGACCGATGCCGCGGCCGACCCGGGCGTGCGCGTCGCGGCCGAGTTCCCGGCCACCTCATACCCGCCGGTGATCTATCCGGCCGCCCTCGTCAAGGCGAGCCACAGCCCGCAGGCGCAGCCGTTCCTGGAATATCTGGAAGGTGCCGCGGCCGCGCCGTTCTTCACCCGCCAGGGCTTCACCCGGCTGGTGCCGCCAGCCTGA
- the lepB gene encoding signal peptidase I, whose translation MGDRSTGKTVTSKRKGEWRSTIATLVVTLLCVLTIRTVAAEPFVVPSGSMVPTLLVGDELVAAKYPYGIGKYSSPIGLMPDFDGRIAGHAPERGDVILFRLPRDPEQTYVKRLVGLPGDRIQMKAGRLLINGVALTRRAVGSYEAMLDGKHYHFTRYVETLPGGREHPILKRDGGSPLDDTVEFTVPARHYFMMGDNRDMSLDSRVPAEAGGVGFVPEENLVGRADRVLYSRDPAVAAWDLADWREIFRSDRFLGRID comes from the coding sequence ATGGGCGACCGCAGCACCGGCAAGACCGTCACATCCAAGCGCAAGGGCGAATGGCGAAGCACGATCGCGACGCTGGTCGTGACGTTGCTTTGCGTGCTGACGATCCGCACGGTCGCGGCCGAGCCGTTTGTCGTGCCCTCGGGCTCCATGGTGCCGACGCTGCTGGTCGGCGACGAGCTCGTGGCGGCGAAATATCCCTACGGCATCGGCAAATATTCCTCGCCGATCGGGCTCATGCCGGATTTCGACGGCCGCATCGCGGGCCACGCGCCCGAGCGGGGTGACGTCATCCTGTTCCGCCTGCCGCGCGATCCGGAGCAGACTTACGTGAAGCGCCTGGTGGGCCTGCCGGGCGACCGGATCCAGATGAAGGCGGGCCGGCTCCTGATCAACGGCGTGGCGCTGACGCGCCGCGCCGTCGGCAGCTACGAGGCCATGCTCGACGGCAAGCACTATCACTTCACCCGCTATGTCGAGACCCTGCCGGGCGGGCGCGAGCATCCGATCCTGAAGCGCGATGGGGGCTCGCCGCTCGACGACACGGTCGAGTTCACCGTGCCGGCGCGGCATTACTTCATGATGGGCGACAATCGCGACATGTCGCTCGACAGCCGCGTGCCGGCGGAGGCCGGCGGCGTCGGCTTCGTGCCGGAGGAGAATCTGGTCGGCCGGGCCGACCGGGTGCTCTATTCGCGCGACCCCGCGGTCGCGGCCTGGGATCTTGCCGACTGGCGCGAGATCTTCCGCTCCGACCGCTTCCTCGGCCGCATCGACTAG
- a CDS encoding DUF1330 domain-containing protein: MKGYVIAEIEIIDQKTYDEYRAQVLPTVERYGGRFLVRGGKAEALEGSAPGRVVVLEFASYDAAAAWYRSAEYSPLAALRQSATRGRLILVEGA; encoded by the coding sequence ATGAAGGGGTATGTGATCGCCGAGATCGAGATCATCGACCAGAAGACCTATGACGAATATCGAGCCCAGGTGCTTCCTACCGTCGAAAGATACGGCGGCCGCTTTCTCGTCCGCGGCGGCAAGGCGGAGGCCCTTGAAGGCAGCGCCCCTGGGCGCGTTGTGGTTCTGGAATTTGCCTCTTATGACGCCGCAGCGGCGTGGTATCGCTCCGCGGAATATTCCCCGCTCGCGGCGCTGCGTCAGTCCGCGACGCGTGGTCGGCTGATCCTCGTCGAGGGCGCCTGA
- a CDS encoding LysE family translocator, with translation MSSFLAFLGISVLVIVAPGPDTAITIRNTLMGGRTGGILTAAGIAAGQTIWALATSAGIVALLLASEPIFLAVKYAGAVYLVYLGALALRTAIRPASAAAPSAGPSRRATRLGPASAFRQGIVSDLGNPKMTVFFASLLPQFVPAGAATFTGLLSLGLIFAAMTFVWLAFYAVAIARIGDLLRRPGVRRAVEGVTGAVLIGLGIRIAAERH, from the coding sequence ATGTCGTCCTTCCTGGCGTTTCTTGGCATTTCGGTCCTGGTCATCGTGGCGCCGGGACCGGACACGGCCATCACCATTCGCAACACGCTCATGGGCGGCCGCACGGGCGGTATCCTGACCGCGGCCGGCATTGCCGCGGGCCAGACGATCTGGGCGCTTGCCACCAGCGCCGGCATCGTGGCCCTGCTGCTCGCATCGGAGCCGATCTTCCTCGCCGTCAAATACGCCGGCGCCGTCTATCTCGTCTATCTGGGCGCGCTGGCGCTCCGCACGGCAATCCGGCCGGCGTCAGCAGCGGCACCGTCGGCCGGCCCGTCGCGACGGGCGACGCGGCTTGGGCCGGCCTCGGCATTTCGCCAGGGGATCGTGAGCGACCTCGGCAATCCCAAGATGACAGTGTTCTTCGCGAGCCTGCTGCCGCAATTCGTGCCGGCTGGTGCCGCCACCTTCACCGGCCTGCTCAGCCTCGGCCTGATTTTCGCGGCGATGACCTTCGTCTGGCTCGCCTTCTATGCCGTGGCGATCGCCCGGATCGGCGACCTCCTGCGCCGGCCGGGCGTGCGCCGCGCCGTCGAGGGCGTCACGGGTGCCGTGCTGATCGGGCTCGGCATCCGCATCGCCGCAGAACGGCACTGA
- a CDS encoding SDR family oxidoreductase, whose translation MKERVLITGGASGIGHATAERCRAEGYEAIVIDRDGDGIIADLSDPVATAAALEEALAGGPITRLVNNVGVVRPGPVEEQSFADLEAVVSLNLRCSLQCVQALLPGMKAARFGRIVNISSRAALGKELRTVYAATKAGLIGMAKVWALELGEYGITANAIGPGPIRTELFDRANPPDSPRTQAIIDAVPVRRVGTPEDIAHAAAFLLDARSGFVTGQVLYVCGGMTVGAAGA comes from the coding sequence ATGAAGGAACGCGTACTGATCACCGGCGGCGCCTCCGGCATCGGCCACGCCACGGCCGAGCGCTGCCGGGCCGAGGGCTACGAGGCCATCGTCATCGACCGCGACGGCGACGGCATCATCGCCGATCTCTCGGATCCGGTGGCCACCGCCGCGGCCCTCGAGGAGGCGCTCGCCGGCGGGCCGATCACCCGGCTCGTCAACAATGTCGGCGTGGTGCGACCCGGCCCGGTCGAGGAGCAGAGCTTCGCCGACCTGGAGGCTGTGGTCTCGCTCAACCTGCGCTGCAGCCTGCAATGCGTGCAGGCGCTGCTGCCGGGCATGAAGGCGGCGCGGTTCGGCCGCATCGTCAATATCTCGTCCCGGGCAGCCTTGGGCAAGGAGCTGCGCACGGTCTATGCCGCGACCAAGGCGGGCCTTATCGGCATGGCCAAGGTCTGGGCCCTGGAGCTGGGCGAATACGGCATCACCGCCAATGCCATCGGCCCGGGCCCGATCCGGACCGAGCTGTTCGACCGGGCCAATCCGCCGGACAGCCCGCGCACCCAGGCGATCATCGATGCGGTGCCGGTCCGGCGCGTCGGCACGCCCGAGGACATCGCCCACGCCGCGGCCTTCCTGCTCGACGCCCGCAGCGGCTTCGTCACCGGCCAGGTGCTCTATGTCTGCGGCGGCATGACCGTCGGCGCGGCGGGTGCCTGA
- a CDS encoding proline racemase family protein produces MTRQIYETVDLHTAGEPVRIITGGYPMLVGETILDKRREARARFDHIRTALMLEPRGHAGMYGVIPTAPCSPDADLAVLFTHNEGYSTMCGHATIAIGRWAVDAGHVASDGGRARFGLETPCGVVRVAVEPSEGDAPLVTFESVRSFVSHLDLAVEVPGHGRVVLDIAFGGAFYAILPSERLGLPFMATPVETLVAAGVRITEAIRATVPIAHPDEPDLGFLYGTILTDDVAPDANEPSYNLCIFAEGQIDRSPTGSGVTARMALDFARGRIAPGRAREFRGISGQGFQGELAEATGAGLAAAVTVRVSGRAYYAGEQRFIVEAIDPLGPGFHLPRRFADLES; encoded by the coding sequence ATGACCCGGCAGATCTACGAGACGGTCGACCTGCATACGGCCGGCGAGCCGGTGCGCATCATCACCGGCGGCTATCCAATGCTTGTCGGCGAGACGATCCTCGACAAGCGGCGCGAGGCGCGGGCGCGGTTCGACCATATCCGCACCGCGCTGATGCTGGAGCCGCGCGGCCATGCCGGCATGTATGGCGTGATCCCGACGGCGCCCTGCAGCCCCGACGCCGATCTCGCGGTGCTGTTCACCCATAACGAGGGCTACAGCACCATGTGCGGTCACGCGACCATCGCGATCGGCCGCTGGGCGGTCGATGCCGGCCACGTCGCGTCCGACGGCGGCCGGGCCCGGTTCGGGCTCGAGACGCCGTGCGGCGTCGTCCGCGTTGCGGTCGAGCCCTCGGAAGGCGACGCGCCGCTGGTGACGTTCGAGAGCGTGCGGTCGTTCGTGAGCCATCTCGACCTCGCGGTCGAAGTGCCGGGCCATGGCCGGGTCGTGCTCGACATCGCGTTCGGCGGTGCGTTCTACGCGATCCTGCCGTCGGAGCGTCTGGGGCTGCCGTTCATGGCCACACCGGTCGAGACCCTGGTCGCGGCCGGCGTGCGCATCACCGAGGCGATCCGGGCGACGGTCCCGATCGCCCATCCGGACGAGCCGGACCTGGGCTTCCTCTACGGCACGATCCTGACCGACGATGTGGCGCCGGACGCGAATGAGCCCAGCTACAATCTTTGCATCTTCGCCGAGGGCCAGATCGACCGCTCGCCGACCGGCAGCGGCGTCACCGCGCGGATGGCGCTCGATTTCGCCCGCGGGCGCATCGCACCCGGCCGCGCGCGCGAGTTCCGCGGCATCTCCGGCCAGGGCTTCCAGGGCGAGCTGGCCGAGGCGACGGGCGCAGGTCTCGCGGCGGCCGTGACGGTGCGGGTCTCGGGCCGGGCCTATTACGCCGGGGAGCAGCGCTTCATCGTCGAGGCGATTGACCCGCTCGGTCCCGGCTTCCACCTGCCGCGCCGCTTTGCCGATCTCGAGAGCTGA
- a CDS encoding short-chain fatty acid transporter, with the protein MTIAVEEPRRRGLVSLSVYLFEQLMPDPFVIAIALTVFVALLAALLAPHGTPEIILSSWYAGIFNILGFAFQMILILVTGHVLAHAPPVQRGLKAIVALAKTPAQAVVLTFLLAALASWLNWGFGLVIGALLAREVAKRMRLDFAWLVAAAYSGWVIWASGISGSIALAQATHGNALNIVEKLTGNLIGFDQTIFAPVNVIPTLLIVIAVPIAFLAIRPAEADLIAFTPTDEAPAASGTGKRDGSIAQRLEQSMIGSLLIAAAGAAYLVMTWSKTGVSLDINAMIFLFLIFGLALHGTPVAYVAAMRNAAKQTGSMMLQYPIYGGIMGIMTSTGLAEVISKYFVAFSTTHSLPFWSYIASLFITFLVPSGGGHWAVQGPFVIPAAVSLHASIPATTLAVAMGEDVANMLQPFWALPVVAMAGIGIQRVLGYTTVTFLVAGVINGAALLLLA; encoded by the coding sequence ATGACAATTGCCGTAGAGGAACCCCGTCGGCGCGGTCTCGTGTCGCTGTCGGTTTACCTGTTCGAGCAGCTGATGCCCGATCCGTTTGTGATCGCGATCGCGCTGACCGTCTTCGTCGCTCTCCTCGCCGCCCTCCTCGCCCCGCACGGCACGCCCGAGATCATCCTGTCCTCCTGGTATGCCGGGATCTTCAACATCCTGGGCTTCGCCTTCCAGATGATCCTCATCCTGGTCACGGGTCACGTGCTGGCGCACGCCCCGCCGGTGCAGCGGGGCCTCAAGGCGATCGTCGCGCTGGCCAAGACTCCGGCCCAGGCGGTGGTGCTGACCTTCCTGTTGGCAGCACTCGCATCCTGGCTCAACTGGGGCTTTGGCCTGGTCATCGGTGCGCTGCTGGCTCGCGAAGTGGCGAAGCGGATGCGGCTCGATTTCGCCTGGCTCGTAGCCGCGGCCTATTCCGGCTGGGTGATCTGGGCCAGCGGCATCTCGGGCTCGATCGCGCTCGCCCAGGCGACCCACGGCAATGCGCTCAACATTGTCGAGAAGCTGACCGGCAACCTGATCGGGTTCGACCAGACGATCTTCGCGCCGGTCAACGTGATCCCGACCCTGCTGATCGTGATCGCTGTGCCGATCGCCTTCCTCGCCATCCGCCCCGCCGAGGCGGACCTTATCGCCTTCACGCCGACGGACGAGGCGCCGGCGGCGTCCGGCACCGGCAAGCGCGACGGCTCGATTGCTCAGCGGCTGGAACAATCGATGATTGGCAGCCTGCTGATCGCCGCCGCCGGTGCCGCCTACCTCGTCATGACCTGGTCGAAGACCGGCGTGTCGCTCGACATCAACGCCATGATCTTCCTGTTCCTGATCTTCGGCCTGGCACTGCACGGCACGCCGGTCGCCTATGTGGCCGCCATGCGCAATGCCGCCAAGCAGACCGGGTCGATGATGCTGCAGTACCCGATCTATGGCGGCATCATGGGCATCATGACCTCGACCGGCCTGGCCGAGGTCATCTCGAAATATTTCGTTGCCTTCTCGACCACCCACAGCCTGCCGTTCTGGAGCTACATCGCATCGCTGTTCATCACCTTCCTGGTGCCGAGCGGCGGCGGCCACTGGGCGGTGCAGGGGCCGTTCGTCATCCCGGCAGCCGTGTCCTTGCACGCGTCCATCCCGGCGACCACCCTGGCCGTCGCCATGGGTGAGGACGTCGCCAATATGCTGCAGCCGTTCTGGGCCCTGCCGGTCGTCGCCATGGCCGGCATCGGCATCCAGCGCGTGCTCGGCTACACCACGGTCACGTTCCTGGTCGCGGGCGTCATCAACGGTGCCGCCCTGCTCCTGCTGGCATGA
- a CDS encoding malonyl-CoA decarboxylase: MSATWFDRLLSSIADRGRAWVKIPTGVPPLEQTIQLSRSLLSERGEASGAALARALLEALGPMGEADRLAFYKLVATDFAPDPEPLRRAAEAYLKTPSPATAMALGDAAEPPRQELLRRINMAPGGTGTLVRMRENLLPLLREHPDLAPLDNDLHHLLGSWFNRGFLELRRIDWHETPAAILEKLIRYEAVHEIKGWSDLRRRLAPDRRCFAFFHPALAEEPLIFVEVALVNGLSQAIQPLLEQGNIQVPKAPDTAIFYSISNCQKGLRGISFGNFLIKQVVEELKAETPSLTRFATLSPVPGFRRWLEARFDAGAKHMLTAEERVPIAALADIKGAKGAFRRLLDAPGWHEDTATAAALKAPLLRLCAEYLTAANEGKGPADPVARFHLGNGARLERVNWLANMAPRGLKESYGVMVNYLYDLERIEANHEAFVRHGTVAHSDAVAALVAQGARARNGVTSLLNFTSRRNAS, encoded by the coding sequence ATGAGCGCCACCTGGTTCGACCGCCTGCTATCCTCGATCGCTGATCGCGGCCGTGCCTGGGTCAAGATCCCGACCGGCGTGCCGCCGCTCGAACAGACGATCCAGCTGAGCCGCAGCCTGCTGTCGGAACGGGGCGAGGCGTCGGGCGCTGCCCTCGCGCGCGCCCTGCTGGAGGCGCTTGGGCCCATGGGCGAGGCCGACCGGCTCGCCTTCTATAAGCTCGTCGCGACCGATTTCGCGCCGGACCCGGAGCCGCTCAGGCGCGCGGCCGAGGCCTATCTCAAGACCCCTTCGCCGGCAACGGCCATGGCGCTCGGCGATGCGGCCGAGCCGCCGCGCCAGGAGCTGCTGCGCCGGATCAACATGGCGCCGGGCGGCACGGGCACGCTCGTGCGCATGCGCGAGAACCTGCTGCCGCTGCTGCGCGAGCATCCGGACCTGGCGCCGCTCGACAACGACCTGCATCATCTCCTCGGCTCCTGGTTCAACCGCGGCTTTCTCGAGCTGCGCCGCATCGACTGGCACGAGACGCCGGCCGCGATCCTGGAAAAGCTGATCCGCTACGAGGCGGTGCACGAGATCAAGGGCTGGTCCGACCTGCGCCGCAGGTTGGCGCCCGACCGCCGCTGCTTTGCCTTCTTCCATCCGGCGCTGGCTGAAGAGCCGCTGATCTTTGTCGAGGTGGCGCTGGTCAACGGCCTTTCCCAGGCGATCCAGCCGCTCCTGGAACAGGGCAACATCCAGGTGCCGAAGGCGCCCGACACGGCGATCTTCTATTCCATCTCGAACTGCCAGAAGGGGCTGCGCGGCATCTCGTTCGGCAACTTCCTGATCAAGCAGGTGGTCGAGGAGCTGAAGGCGGAGACGCCGAGTCTCACCCGGTTCGCGACACTGTCACCGGTGCCGGGCTTCCGCCGCTGGCTCGAAGCGCGCTTCGATGCCGGGGCGAAGCACATGCTCACTGCGGAGGAGCGCGTGCCGATCGCGGCCCTGGCCGATATCAAGGGGGCGAAAGGCGCGTTCCGCCGCCTGCTGGACGCACCGGGCTGGCACGAGGACACGGCGACCGCGGCGGCACTCAAGGCGCCGCTGCTCAGGCTCTGCGCCGAATATCTGACCGCGGCCAACGAGGGCAAGGGGCCGGCCGACCCGGTCGCCCGCTTCCACCTCGGCAACGGTGCGCGGCTCGAGCGGGTCAACTGGCTCGCCAACATGGCGCCGCGCGGCCTCAAGGAAAGCTACGGCGTCATGGTCAATTACCTCTATGACCTGGAGCGGATCGAGGCGAACCACGAGGCCTTCGTGCGCCATGGCACGGTCGCCCATTCGGACGCGGTCGCGGCCCTCGTCGCCCAGGGCGCCCGCGCACGCAACGGCGTCACCAGCCTGCTGAACTTCACCAGCCGGCGGAATGCGTCGTAG
- a CDS encoding DUF2167 domain-containing protein — translation MSHRPVRACRLLSGLALVLSLMLAGPVLAQQPSDGAPDHQAEIDAAWQAAEKVAIRGPGTVKLLDQAKLQVPASEVFIPAAEAGSIMHAYGNSVGDTFVGLVTGTGDDDQWMVVVDFIKEGYIKDDDAKTWNADDLLSNIREGTEATNKQRAADGYPELDVLGWIEPPTYDAANRRLVWSASGRIRNAPADEPQVVNYNTYALGRDGYFSLNLLTNSGRIEAEKPIARGLLAALGYVPGKRYEDFDGSTDKVAAYGLAALVGAVAVKKLGLLAVIGVFVLKVWKLAAVVLLGISAAIRRFFRRRPSADE, via the coding sequence TTGTCCCACCGCCCCGTGCGCGCTTGTCGCCTCCTGTCAGGGCTCGCCCTCGTCCTGTCCTTGATGCTCGCCGGTCCGGTCTTGGCCCAGCAACCGTCAGACGGCGCGCCCGATCATCAGGCCGAGATCGACGCGGCCTGGCAGGCGGCCGAGAAGGTGGCGATCCGCGGACCCGGCACCGTCAAGCTGCTGGATCAGGCCAAATTGCAGGTGCCGGCGTCCGAAGTGTTCATCCCGGCGGCCGAGGCCGGCAGCATCATGCATGCCTACGGCAACAGCGTGGGGGATACGTTCGTCGGCCTCGTCACCGGCACCGGGGACGACGATCAATGGATGGTCGTCGTCGACTTCATCAAGGAAGGCTACATCAAGGATGACGACGCCAAGACCTGGAATGCCGATGACCTGCTGAGCAACATTCGCGAGGGCACGGAGGCAACCAACAAGCAGCGCGCGGCCGACGGCTATCCCGAATTGGACGTGCTCGGCTGGATCGAGCCGCCGACCTACGACGCCGCCAACCGGCGCCTGGTCTGGTCGGCGTCCGGGCGTATCCGGAACGCCCCCGCCGATGAGCCGCAGGTCGTCAACTACAACACCTATGCGCTCGGTCGCGACGGCTATTTCAGCCTGAATCTTCTTACCAACTCCGGCAGAATAGAGGCAGAGAAGCCGATCGCCCGCGGGCTGCTGGCCGCCCTCGGCTATGTGCCCGGCAAACGCTACGAGGATTTCGACGGCTCGACCGATAAGGTTGCCGCCTATGGTCTCGCCGCCCTGGTCGGCGCGGTCGCGGTCAAGAAGCTGGGCCTCTTGGCCGTGATTGGCGTGTTCGTGCTCAAGGTCTGGAAGCTTGCCGCGGTCGTGCTCCTTGGCATCAGTGCCGCGATCCGGCGCTTCTTCCGGCGCCGGCCGTCGGCGGACGAGTAA
- a CDS encoding YciI family protein: MPYIIETWDKPGQHAVRQSARPAHLAFPEVRKVLLLARGGRGLSRPQEFLAIA; the protein is encoded by the coding sequence ATGCCCTACATCATCGAGACGTGGGACAAACCGGGCCAACATGCCGTGCGGCAAAGTGCGCGGCCGGCACATCTCGCGTTTCCGGAAGTGCGCAAGGTGCTGCTGCTCGCGCGCGGCGGCCGAGGTCTATCCCGACCGCAGGAATTTCTGGCGATCGCCTGA